From Geomonas agri, one genomic window encodes:
- a CDS encoding UvrD-helicase domain-containing protein, translating to MVIVQQEIERLDRVHEAIERYAVDRLQTIGRHEAYTRELEQQRLGSVDWREKNDLAEKLIEHGHHSPRKYLHEFTQQASPYFGILGIHDNDRRIGKKEYLIGNQTLMDGQRVVVIDWRKAEITGPFYEGYDIGEEYELTIRGVEREGVITRRDKVTIARKALTRIETPSETYELRGGAWHKNGGAVETTADTKERTEDHRMVDSIAALISPEQFRAITKLRDGVVVINGAAGAGKTTVALHRLSFLMFDAPEKYRPERCIVLMFNRVLRDYVKQSSDTLLGPVRVDTYSAWSLTALAAIGVHSLKTVFDDPFGAQKKSSRVPALLAKYVKETTKIEPVTDLWRFLMQDYVVAALCSDAGTEFQQVARKKFAAKDRMVSFSDVSILLRLAQLRRPAGAVVPGALNAYDHIVVDEAQDLSSLELRTIIAASSAARSLTICADEKQQILSFLDSQGFSSVIAQLQSQGLEKENLTVSYRCPKEIVDLAAQVSGRNADTTKAHSGVVGFHPTRHAAESMAKIRDIVEGMVQAAPTSLTGVICKKKADVKALHAALAGVTGLHAEGEVSFLPGVQVIHAHAIKGVEFSNVILYNPSSYDYRQTDPDRNLLYVAITRACKTLHIVHHQPLAQGLRHAAQSET from the coding sequence ATGGTAATCGTACAACAGGAAATAGAGCGGCTGGACAGGGTGCATGAGGCGATAGAGCGGTACGCGGTGGACCGTCTCCAGACCATCGGCAGGCATGAGGCGTACACGAGGGAACTGGAACAGCAGCGCCTGGGTTCGGTGGACTGGCGCGAGAAGAACGACCTCGCTGAGAAACTGATCGAGCACGGGCATCACTCGCCGCGCAAATACCTGCACGAATTCACCCAGCAGGCGTCTCCGTACTTCGGTATCCTAGGCATCCACGACAACGACCGCCGGATCGGCAAGAAGGAATACCTGATAGGCAACCAGACCCTCATGGACGGCCAGAGGGTGGTCGTCATCGACTGGAGAAAGGCTGAGATCACCGGCCCCTTCTACGAGGGGTACGACATCGGTGAGGAATACGAGCTGACCATCAGGGGCGTCGAGAGGGAAGGGGTGATCACCCGCCGGGACAAGGTGACCATCGCAAGAAAGGCATTGACCCGCATCGAGACCCCCTCCGAGACGTACGAACTTCGCGGGGGCGCCTGGCATAAGAACGGCGGTGCCGTCGAGACGACCGCCGACACCAAGGAGCGGACCGAAGACCACCGCATGGTCGACTCGATCGCCGCTCTGATCTCCCCGGAGCAGTTCCGCGCCATCACCAAGCTGAGAGACGGCGTGGTGGTCATAAACGGCGCGGCCGGAGCAGGGAAGACCACGGTGGCGCTGCACCGGCTCTCGTTTCTCATGTTCGACGCGCCGGAGAAGTACCGTCCGGAGCGGTGTATCGTTCTCATGTTCAATCGCGTCCTGCGCGACTACGTCAAGCAGAGCAGCGACACCTTGCTCGGCCCCGTCCGCGTTGACACCTACAGCGCCTGGTCCCTGACGGCGCTTGCCGCCATCGGCGTCCACTCGCTGAAAACGGTCTTCGACGATCCATTCGGGGCGCAGAAGAAAAGCAGCAGGGTGCCGGCTCTTCTCGCGAAGTACGTGAAGGAGACCACCAAGATCGAGCCGGTCACCGACCTGTGGCGCTTTCTCATGCAGGACTACGTCGTCGCCGCCCTCTGCTCGGACGCGGGGACGGAGTTCCAGCAGGTTGCCCGGAAGAAGTTCGCGGCCAAGGATCGGATGGTTTCGTTCTCGGATGTCAGCATCCTGCTCCGCCTGGCCCAACTGCGCCGCCCGGCCGGTGCCGTCGTGCCCGGGGCGCTCAACGCCTACGACCACATCGTCGTCGACGAGGCCCAGGACCTCTCCTCGCTTGAGTTGCGTACCATCATCGCCGCTAGCTCCGCGGCGCGCAGCCTCACCATCTGCGCCGACGAAAAGCAGCAGATCCTGAGCTTCTTGGACTCCCAAGGGTTCTCCAGCGTAATCGCCCAGCTCCAGTCGCAGGGGTTGGAGAAGGAGAATCTGACCGTCTCTTACCGCTGCCCAAAGGAAATCGTCGACCTGGCTGCCCAGGTTAGCGGGCGCAATGCCGACACCACCAAGGCCCATTCCGGCGTGGTCGGCTTTCACCCCACCAGGCATGCCGCAGAGTCGATGGCGAAGATCCGAGACATCGTGGAGGGGATGGTGCAGGCTGCGCCCACGTCACTTACCGGCGTGATCTGCAAGAAGAAGGCTGATGTCAAAGCACTGCACGCGGCGCTCGCCGGTGTCACTGGTTTGCACGCCGAAGGGGAGGTTTCCTTTCTGCCCGGCGTGCAGGTCATCCACGCTCACGCCATTAAAGGCGTCGAGTTCTCCAACGTCATCCTCTACAACCCCAGCTCCTACGACTACCGGCAGACTGACCCGGACCGCAACCTCTTGTACGTTGCCATCACCCGCGCCTGCAAGACCCTCCACATCGTCCACCACCAACCGCTGGCGCAGGGGCTTCGTCACGCGGCCCAGTCCGAGACGTAA
- a CDS encoding DUF6639 family protein yields MKAGFMLVALVLHGAPLCAETSRILCQHSTITVLAETKAMSDVVCEAVQVGGAFLKSLDLNLPDNLTITLSKKLPKNGQHGSLGYYNATRNEIWLLDYETACNAEQTTPLFGIPMTPSIWRSLVIHEITHAATHKEFTSGVPTYSASEYIASVVQFSTLPGADQEKIKGNYPGISGFTSSAEISMIYYMLEPTKFIVNSYLHFCRQGNGAKFVRKILREGLPDD; encoded by the coding sequence ATGAAGGCCGGATTTATGCTGGTAGCCCTCGTACTGCATGGCGCCCCTCTCTGTGCCGAAACAAGCCGCATTCTTTGTCAGCACTCCACGATTACCGTCCTTGCCGAAACAAAAGCAATGTCGGATGTCGTATGTGAAGCTGTGCAAGTTGGTGGAGCCTTTCTCAAGTCCCTCGACCTGAACCTTCCCGATAACCTGACCATAACGCTTTCCAAGAAGTTGCCTAAAAACGGTCAACATGGATCGTTAGGATACTACAACGCAACCCGCAATGAAATCTGGCTCCTGGATTACGAGACAGCATGTAATGCAGAACAGACCACGCCACTGTTTGGAATTCCCATGACCCCGTCCATCTGGCGCAGCCTCGTCATCCATGAAATCACACATGCTGCTACGCACAAGGAATTCACATCCGGGGTGCCGACATACTCCGCAAGTGAATACATTGCATCCGTAGTTCAATTTTCGACGCTTCCTGGCGCGGATCAAGAAAAGATAAAAGGCAATTACCCTGGGATATCAGGTTTTACAAGCAGTGCAGAAATTTCAATGATTTACTACATGCTGGAACCTACGAAGTTCATCGTAAATTCTTACCTGCATTTTTGCAGGCAAGGTAACGGAGCGAAGTTCGTGCGCAAGATCTTGCGCGAGGGGTTGCCCGACGATTAG
- the amrS gene encoding AmmeMemoRadiSam system radical SAM enzyme — protein MKEALFFHREEGNAVRCYLCRFGCHIADGARGICAVRENRHGTLYSLVYGKLCAEHVDPIEKKPLFHVMPGTMSYSIATVGCNFHCRHCQNYTISQIERGAPITGTGRSPLEIVQRARDTGCRSISYTYTEPTVFFEFAYDTAILAKEAGLSNVFVTNGYISKEALSMIAPCLDAANIDLKGFSESFYRDVVHARLSEVLDSIIEYRRQGIWLELTTLIIPGLNDSEAELQGIAQFIVTNLGIDTPWHVTQFYPTYQLTDRPRTPVETLRKARDIGRAAGLNYVYEGNVPGEGGENTWCPSCSALLIKRYGFTIDTNRIHNGACPECGATIAGLGI, from the coding sequence ATGAAAGAGGCACTGTTTTTCCACCGGGAAGAAGGCAACGCGGTACGCTGCTACCTTTGCCGCTTCGGCTGCCACATAGCCGATGGCGCCCGTGGCATCTGCGCCGTGCGGGAGAACCGGCACGGTACGCTCTACAGCCTGGTCTACGGCAAACTGTGCGCCGAGCATGTCGATCCGATAGAGAAAAAACCGCTCTTCCACGTCATGCCGGGTACCATGTCCTATTCCATAGCCACGGTGGGATGCAACTTCCACTGCCGCCACTGCCAGAACTACACCATTTCCCAAATCGAGCGTGGCGCCCCCATCACGGGAACCGGGCGTTCCCCCTTGGAAATCGTACAAAGGGCCCGGGATACCGGTTGCCGTTCTATCTCCTACACCTACACCGAGCCGACCGTATTTTTTGAATTCGCCTACGACACAGCCATCCTTGCCAAAGAAGCCGGCCTGAGCAACGTTTTCGTCACCAACGGCTACATCAGCAAGGAAGCGCTCTCCATGATTGCGCCCTGCCTGGATGCGGCCAATATCGACCTCAAAGGCTTCTCCGAGAGCTTCTACCGGGACGTCGTCCATGCCCGTCTCTCCGAAGTCCTTGACTCCATCATCGAGTATCGCAGGCAGGGGATTTGGCTGGAGCTGACCACACTGATCATACCGGGGCTGAACGATTCCGAAGCCGAACTGCAGGGTATAGCGCAATTCATCGTCACGAACCTGGGCATCGACACCCCCTGGCACGTGACCCAGTTCTACCCTACCTACCAGTTGACCGACCGGCCACGGACACCGGTGGAGACACTGCGCAAGGCGCGTGACATCGGTCGCGCCGCCGGCCTTAACTACGTCTACGAAGGAAACGTCCCCGGCGAGGGAGGAGAGAATACGTGGTGCCCCTCTTGCTCAGCGCTCTTGATCAAGCGTTACGGTTTTACAATCGACACCAACAGGATTCACAACGGGGCCTGCCCAGAATGCGGCGCCACCATAGCCGGCCTCGGCATCTGA
- a CDS encoding adenosine-specific kinase, translating into MNLEIHDVKIEYPEGCNIILGQTHFIKTAEDLYEVIATTVPQARFGVAFTEASGPCLIRTEGNDEELVQGCVQVLNAIGAGHVFCVLLRDAYPINVLNQIKNCPEVCRIYCATANPLQVIVASTLQGWGILGVVDGLPPKGVETDEDRQERRDLLRRIGYKR; encoded by the coding sequence ATGAACCTGGAAATACACGACGTGAAAATCGAGTACCCCGAGGGATGCAACATCATCCTGGGCCAGACGCACTTCATCAAGACCGCCGAGGACCTGTACGAAGTCATCGCCACGACGGTGCCGCAGGCCCGCTTCGGGGTCGCCTTTACCGAGGCATCCGGCCCGTGCCTGATCAGGACCGAGGGGAACGATGAAGAGCTGGTCCAGGGGTGCGTGCAGGTGCTCAATGCCATAGGCGCCGGCCATGTCTTTTGTGTGCTGCTGCGCGACGCCTACCCCATCAACGTGCTCAACCAGATCAAGAACTGCCCGGAGGTGTGCCGGATTTACTGCGCCACGGCAAATCCGCTCCAAGTGATCGTTGCCTCGACCCTTCAGGGGTGGGGTATTCTCGGGGTCGTCGACGGGCTGCCGCCCAAAGGGGTGGAAACGGACGAGGACCGGCAGGAGCGGCGCGACCTGCTGCGTCGTATCGGCTACAAGCGCTGA
- the ftsH gene encoding ATP-dependent zinc metalloprotease FtsH produces the protein MNDTKQGSPPDIPNFWKVAPFLLVILLASLWNSTSNLNAPLRHEINYSQFMEQLGAGNIKSVVIRKETLNGELRSEASLTLQERGKPEQVKYFQTILPAFQGEGLLARLQEQKVTISIESAEHGAVWQTVVALLPWLLIIGVWIVILRRNQQIQGGPGGIFTFGASKARLYDVNKPSVTFNDVAGMDNVKLELKETIEFLTDPSRFERIGAKVPKGVLLVGPPGTGKTLIARATAGEAAVPFYSISASEFVEMFVGVGASRVRDMFKKAKSTHPSIIFIDEIDAVGRTRGTGLGGGHDEREQTLNQLLSEMDGFDPHEEVIVMAATNRPDVLDPALLRPGRFDRHIVIDRPGWKERKAILDIHVRGKKLAADVDLETLAKGTPGMTGADLENLANEAALVALRQGKELVDAHDFSEAKDIILMGSVKELTISDEEKRITAYHEAGHTLVAWQLPGADPIYKVSIIPRGMAMGVTQLLPGEDRHYYPRSYLMNRLSISLAGRVAEKMVYAEFSSGAQNDLKDATALAEKMVAQWGMSDKVGPMNLGRGEEHPFLGRELSLPKRYSEEMAWVMDQEIQQIIREAEATATKVLEERRHTLDALAAALLQEEVLEMADVERILRDSSPQARLV, from the coding sequence ATGAATGACACGAAGCAAGGCTCACCCCCCGATATCCCGAATTTCTGGAAGGTCGCACCGTTCCTGCTCGTTATTCTGCTCGCGTCGCTATGGAACAGCACGTCCAACCTCAATGCCCCCCTGCGCCATGAGATCAACTACAGCCAGTTCATGGAGCAGCTTGGCGCGGGCAATATCAAATCGGTGGTCATCAGGAAGGAAACACTGAACGGCGAACTCCGCAGCGAGGCGAGCCTCACGCTGCAGGAAAGGGGAAAACCCGAGCAGGTGAAATATTTTCAGACCATACTTCCCGCGTTCCAGGGGGAGGGGCTGCTTGCCCGGCTGCAGGAACAAAAGGTGACCATCAGTATCGAATCCGCCGAACACGGTGCGGTGTGGCAGACGGTGGTGGCTTTGCTCCCCTGGCTGCTCATCATCGGTGTCTGGATAGTGATCCTGAGAAGGAACCAGCAGATACAGGGCGGCCCAGGGGGAATCTTTACCTTTGGGGCAAGCAAGGCCAGGCTCTATGACGTCAACAAGCCGAGCGTGACCTTCAATGACGTTGCCGGCATGGACAACGTTAAGCTGGAACTGAAGGAAACCATCGAGTTCCTGACGGACCCCTCCCGCTTTGAAAGGATCGGGGCGAAGGTTCCCAAGGGAGTGTTGCTGGTCGGTCCACCGGGGACCGGCAAGACTCTGATTGCCCGCGCTACGGCAGGCGAGGCTGCCGTCCCCTTTTACAGCATCAGCGCCTCCGAATTTGTCGAGATGTTCGTGGGGGTCGGTGCCTCACGTGTCAGGGATATGTTCAAGAAGGCCAAAAGCACCCATCCGAGCATCATCTTCATCGACGAGATCGACGCGGTCGGCCGGACCCGGGGCACGGGGCTCGGCGGCGGACATGACGAGCGAGAACAGACTTTGAACCAACTGCTGAGCGAAATGGACGGTTTCGACCCGCACGAGGAGGTAATCGTTATGGCTGCGACCAACCGGCCCGACGTGCTGGACCCGGCGCTCCTCAGGCCGGGAAGGTTCGACCGCCATATCGTGATCGACCGGCCCGGCTGGAAGGAGCGTAAAGCGATCCTCGACATCCATGTGCGGGGCAAGAAGCTGGCAGCGGATGTGGATCTGGAAACCCTGGCCAAGGGGACGCCGGGGATGACCGGCGCTGACCTCGAAAACCTTGCCAACGAAGCGGCGCTGGTGGCCTTGAGGCAAGGGAAGGAGCTGGTGGACGCGCATGATTTCAGCGAGGCCAAGGACATCATCCTGATGGGGTCGGTCAAGGAGCTGACCATCAGTGACGAGGAAAAGCGGATCACCGCCTACCATGAGGCCGGCCACACCCTCGTCGCCTGGCAACTGCCGGGCGCAGATCCGATCTACAAGGTCAGCATCATCCCCCGTGGCATGGCGATGGGGGTGACACAGCTTCTACCGGGGGAAGACCGCCACTATTATCCCCGCTCCTACCTGATGAACCGGCTGAGCATCAGCCTTGCGGGCAGGGTCGCGGAGAAGATGGTGTACGCCGAGTTCAGCAGCGGAGCGCAGAATGACCTCAAAGACGCAACGGCGCTGGCCGAGAAGATGGTGGCGCAATGGGGGATGAGCGACAAGGTCGGCCCGATGAACCTCGGCCGCGGCGAAGAACATCCCTTCCTCGGCAGGGAGCTTTCCTTACCCAAGCGCTACAGCGAGGAAATGGCCTGGGTCATGGACCAGGAGATCCAGCAGATCATAAGGGAAGCGGAGGCAACTGCGACCAAGGTACTGGAGGAGAGGAGGCATACCCTCGATGCCCTGGCAGCGGCGCTGCTGCAGGAAGAGGTACTCGAGATGGCGGATGTGGAGCGGATACTGCGGGATTCTTCGCCGCAGGCACGCCTGGTTTAA
- a CDS encoding tetratricopeptide repeat protein, translating into MTNISRNAKCPCGSGKKYKFCCLQLIESQRFKALSGLREACSIPRDEAVTIPKAIMTAVEHQGAGRLDMAEAIYGNVLKIEPNQPDALLGLGLIAQNKGDKDLAVDFLEKCLKADPDNYNYCIRIGSIYNSLNLPEKANACFKKIRDLIANTVQDHFNLGNLFNNLGELDEAITSYGQAVTLNPDYYEAHFNLGTVYLKKDDLEKAVECLQRALSLNPDYSKAHNNLGYTLSKMGKIDDAIVHYKKALSIKPDFAQAYYNLGNALKAQGLSDEALDCYKKAHEIWPDMPELTQIFNTAATESI; encoded by the coding sequence ATGACCAATATTAGTCGCAATGCTAAATGTCCATGCGGAAGTGGTAAAAAATACAAGTTCTGTTGTTTGCAATTAATTGAAAGTCAGAGATTTAAAGCATTGTCCGGTTTACGTGAAGCGTGTTCCATTCCTCGCGATGAGGCCGTTACCATTCCCAAGGCAATTATGACCGCTGTAGAACACCAGGGGGCGGGCCGATTGGATATGGCCGAGGCTATTTATGGTAATGTGCTTAAAATTGAGCCAAATCAGCCGGATGCCCTTCTTGGTCTGGGTCTGATCGCCCAGAATAAAGGTGATAAAGACCTAGCTGTCGACTTTCTTGAAAAATGTTTGAAAGCCGACCCGGATAACTACAACTATTGCATCAGAATTGGGTCCATATACAACTCCTTAAACCTGCCTGAAAAGGCGAATGCATGTTTTAAAAAGATTAGAGATCTTATTGCGAATACTGTTCAGGACCATTTCAATTTAGGCAACCTGTTTAACAACTTGGGCGAGTTGGATGAGGCTATAACGTCATACGGGCAAGCTGTAACGCTAAACCCAGATTACTACGAGGCGCACTTCAATCTTGGAACGGTTTACCTGAAAAAGGATGATCTGGAAAAGGCAGTGGAATGTCTTCAGCGTGCACTTAGCCTAAATCCCGATTATTCAAAGGCACATAACAATTTGGGATACACCCTCAGCAAAATGGGGAAAATAGACGATGCTATCGTTCATTACAAAAAAGCTTTATCTATTAAACCTGATTTTGCACAGGCCTATTACAATTTAGGTAATGCGCTTAAAGCACAAGGTTTGTCAGATGAAGCTTTGGACTGCTATAAAAAAGCACATGAAATATGGCCTGATATGCCGGAACTTACTCAGATTTTTAATACTGCAGCGACTGAAAGTATCTAA
- a CDS encoding tyrosine-type recombinase/integrase — protein sequence MSVYKRGKVFYMDFVINGERTFKTTGRCTKKEAKQVEAKERARVLSGATKEQKAAKVMLSDAIENVYTSKWSSNKDGYGSYKRAKMLLEQMGNVVLSSVGDHVVTDLVRKLESRGVSVATINRYLATLKTIMKHYRLQVDYIKLKKERNGRIRVLTRDEEQKVIELLQGAEQQGKRAYYTDAADMVEVLVGTGLRLSELLNLKYEDVSYTSNLISIWINKGDRPRSIPMTKRVRMILEQRQEVSKVKPFTISKAEMERAWQWCRAEMGLSGDKEFVLHALRHTCASRLLNAGIDIMVVKEWLGHSSVQITERYAHLNPVKLVQAVEVLEVPSSQHDCEDSA from the coding sequence ATGTCAGTGTACAAGAGAGGCAAGGTGTTCTACATGGATTTCGTTATCAACGGGGAGAGAACGTTCAAGACAACAGGGAGATGCACCAAGAAGGAAGCTAAGCAGGTAGAGGCCAAGGAACGTGCAAGGGTGCTATCAGGAGCAACCAAGGAGCAGAAAGCAGCTAAGGTGATGTTGTCGGATGCTATTGAAAATGTCTATACATCCAAGTGGTCTAGCAACAAGGATGGATACGGGAGCTATAAGCGTGCAAAGATGCTCCTGGAGCAGATGGGGAACGTGGTCTTATCCTCGGTAGGAGATCATGTCGTTACGGATCTTGTACGGAAGCTGGAGAGCAGAGGGGTATCGGTTGCCACCATCAACCGCTACCTTGCTACCCTAAAGACCATCATGAAGCACTACAGGCTCCAGGTGGACTACATCAAGCTCAAGAAGGAACGTAACGGAAGGATACGGGTGCTGACCAGGGATGAGGAGCAAAAGGTTATCGAGCTGCTACAAGGAGCAGAGCAGCAAGGTAAGAGAGCGTATTACACGGATGCTGCTGATATGGTTGAGGTCTTGGTTGGGACCGGTCTGAGGCTGTCGGAGCTACTGAACCTGAAGTATGAGGATGTGAGCTACACCAGCAACTTGATAAGCATTTGGATCAATAAGGGAGATAGGCCCAGGAGCATACCGATGACGAAGAGGGTACGGATGATCTTGGAGCAGCGGCAGGAGGTGAGCAAGGTAAAGCCTTTTACGATATCGAAAGCAGAGATGGAGAGAGCATGGCAGTGGTGTAGGGCAGAGATGGGGCTAAGTGGTGATAAGGAGTTCGTGCTTCATGCTCTTCGGCATACCTGCGCCAGTAGGTTGCTCAACGCTGGGATAGATATCATGGTCGTTAAGGAGTGGCTTGGTCACAGTTCAGTACAGATCACGGAGAGGTATGCACACCTGAACCCAGTTAAGTTGGTACAAGCTGTAGAAGTGTTGGAGGTGCCAAGCTCTCAACACGACTGCGAAGATAGTGCTTGA
- a CDS encoding ArdC family protein, whose product MGTDVYEVINSRIMELLERGTIPWRKTWNAGSSMPMNLISKKEYRGVNVFLLGCQEFGSQWWLTFKQVQDRGGHVKKGSRSVPVIFWKWVDRKDGDEPVGEGEQGNGGKVPLLRFYNVFNLEQTEGIEAPKTEEVSNTFTPIERAEQIVAGMPYRPGIKHGGGVAAYSPVLDYVKMPKPEAFDTPESYYDTLFHELSHSTGHSSRLGRKGILEPSYFGSHEYSKEELVAQIGASFLSGHAGIEHRTIENSAAYIAGWLKALKNDKTLLVHAAAQAQKAADYILNVSHQEDLTD is encoded by the coding sequence ATGGGAACGGACGTTTATGAAGTAATCAACAGTAGGATCATGGAGCTATTGGAGAGGGGAACGATACCTTGGAGGAAGACATGGAACGCGGGTAGCAGTATGCCTATGAACCTCATCAGCAAGAAGGAGTACAGAGGTGTCAATGTGTTCCTGTTGGGGTGCCAGGAGTTCGGTAGCCAATGGTGGTTGACCTTTAAGCAGGTGCAGGATCGCGGAGGGCATGTCAAGAAGGGTAGTAGGAGCGTACCTGTAATCTTCTGGAAATGGGTAGACCGCAAGGATGGAGATGAGCCAGTGGGCGAAGGTGAGCAGGGTAATGGTGGTAAGGTCCCGCTGCTAAGGTTCTATAACGTGTTCAACCTGGAGCAGACAGAAGGCATTGAAGCACCAAAGACCGAGGAGGTAAGTAACACCTTCACTCCCATCGAGCGAGCGGAGCAGATAGTAGCAGGGATGCCTTACAGACCAGGGATAAAACATGGGGGAGGTGTCGCCGCATATTCACCTGTCCTTGATTATGTGAAAATGCCTAAACCAGAGGCATTTGATACACCAGAATCCTATTACGATACGTTGTTCCACGAACTGTCTCACTCTACAGGTCACAGTAGCAGACTTGGAAGGAAAGGTATCTTGGAGCCATCGTACTTTGGAAGTCATGAATACTCGAAAGAGGAACTTGTAGCTCAAATCGGGGCATCGTTTCTAAGCGGTCATGCGGGGATCGAGCACAGGACCATTGAGAACAGTGCTGCATACATAGCTGGTTGGTTGAAGGCTCTCAAGAACGATAAGACCTTGTTGGTTCATGCTGCCGCTCAAGCTCAGAAGGCAGCAGACTACATCCTCAACGTTTCCCACCAGGAAGACCTAACCGACTAA